A section of the Methanoregula formicica SMSP genome encodes:
- a CDS encoding tRNA pseudouridine(54/55) synthase Pus10 codes for MGMNEQVKAILAYGETCDHCLGRFFGKRSHGLSNDERGRGLKIALALEENQPYKKFAGTCWVCGNFFDDVPLWADRVIYATKDIEFSTFLAGCRVPPMIAENEEMVWSDLSLAEPEPFKSEVNREVGKAVSARTGKVVDFKKPEVVTILDPATGGVEVQINSVFFYGRYQKFERGIPQTHWDCRACKGAGCEKCNFTGAQYLDSVEELIGRPVIEMFNAENAILHGAGREDIDARMVGTGRPFILEVVSPRKRSIDLAELEKTINSTAGGRISVAIRRWADRAEVETLKSNKAHKKYRILVEVDGEIAADEFAKAVKTLEGVTIYQRTPERVAHRRADKVRERTVLGIECVGEQDGKFIVEVLGEAGLYIKELVSGDSGRTRPSLAEILKRSARVTSLDVTQVEGAQEGE; via the coding sequence CTCGGGCGGTTCTTCGGGAAACGCTCGCACGGGCTCTCGAACGATGAACGGGGACGGGGCCTGAAGATCGCCCTTGCCCTTGAGGAGAACCAGCCGTACAAAAAGTTTGCCGGTACCTGCTGGGTCTGCGGGAACTTCTTCGATGATGTGCCGCTCTGGGCGGACCGCGTTATCTACGCAACGAAGGACATCGAGTTCTCGACGTTCCTTGCCGGTTGCCGGGTCCCGCCCATGATTGCCGAGAACGAGGAGATGGTCTGGAGCGATCTCTCGCTTGCGGAGCCCGAACCCTTCAAGTCCGAGGTGAACCGGGAGGTCGGGAAGGCCGTATCGGCACGGACCGGCAAGGTCGTTGACTTCAAAAAGCCCGAGGTTGTCACCATTCTCGATCCTGCAACCGGTGGCGTGGAGGTCCAGATCAACTCAGTCTTTTTCTATGGGAGATACCAGAAGTTCGAGCGGGGCATCCCCCAGACGCACTGGGACTGCCGTGCCTGCAAGGGGGCAGGCTGCGAGAAGTGTAACTTTACCGGTGCCCAGTATCTCGACTCGGTCGAGGAACTGATCGGGCGGCCCGTGATCGAGATGTTCAACGCGGAGAATGCGATCCTCCACGGCGCGGGTCGCGAGGACATCGATGCCCGCATGGTCGGGACAGGGCGGCCCTTCATCCTTGAAGTAGTATCGCCAAGGAAGCGTTCCATCGACCTTGCGGAACTGGAAAAAACCATCAACAGCACTGCGGGCGGCAGGATCTCCGTTGCGATCAGGCGCTGGGCTGACCGTGCGGAGGTGGAAACCCTTAAATCAAACAAAGCGCATAAAAAATACAGGATCCTGGTCGAGGTTGACGGCGAAATAGCGGCGGATGAGTTCGCAAAAGCCGTAAAAACCCTGGAGGGCGTCACAATATACCAGCGCACGCCTGAACGGGTTGCTCACCGCCGGGCCGACAAGGTCCGCGAGAGAACAGTCCTCGGAATCGAGTGTGTAGGGGAGCAGGACGGCAAGTTTATTGTCGAAGTCCTGGGCGAAGCCGGCCTCTACATAAAAGAACTCGTGTCCGGGGACTCCGGGCGAACCCGTCCGAGTCTTGCCGAGATCCTGAAACGAAGCGCTCGCGTCACCAGCCTCGACGTTACGCAGGTGGAAGGAGCACAGGAGGGAGAATAA
- a CDS encoding 50S ribosomal protein L21e, with the protein MAHHNGPRKKTRYKYKKELRKRGLPPVTSVIQRFEIGDRVHVVVEPSVQKGMPHRRFHGKTGTVIGQRGRAWMLTIRDGDAEKTVIARPQHLKAQK; encoded by the coding sequence ATGGCACATCACAATGGTCCAAGGAAGAAGACACGGTATAAGTACAAGAAAGAGTTAAGAAAGCGCGGACTGCCGCCGGTAACCTCGGTTATCCAGCGGTTCGAGATCGGCGACCGTGTCCACGTTGTTGTCGAGCCGAGCGTCCAGAAGGGGATGCCCCACCGCCGCTTCCACGGAAAGACCGGCACCGTCATCGGCCAGCGCGGCCGTGCATGGATGCTTACCATCCGCGATGGCGACGCCGAAAAGACCGTCATTGCAAGACCACAACATCTAAAAGCGCAGAAGTAA
- a CDS encoding RNA polymerase Rpb4 family protein — MKVKGIISEEKVTLPEMRSVLLRVESERLAAEKEMSYEFRRSIEHANQLSKTDPEKSRDLVSELIKMEKMKPEIAYRIANIMPKTRDEVRAIFAKERFTLSPEEIDSIIELVITHY; from the coding sequence ATGAAAGTAAAGGGTATTATTAGCGAAGAGAAGGTCACGCTCCCCGAGATGCGCAGCGTCCTCTTACGGGTAGAGTCCGAGAGGCTGGCCGCCGAGAAGGAGATGTCCTACGAGTTCAGGCGCAGTATCGAGCATGCCAATCAGCTCTCCAAGACGGATCCCGAGAAATCCCGCGATCTGGTCTCTGAACTCATCAAGATGGAGAAGATGAAGCCCGAGATCGCGTACCGGATTGCCAATATCATGCCCAAGACCCGTGATGAGGTCCGGGCGATCTTCGCGAAAGAGCGGTTCACCTTATCTCCCGAAGAGATCGATTCCATCATCGAACTGGTCATCACACATTACTGA
- a CDS encoding DUF655 domain-containing protein: MKAEKKEVNAIVLDVLLKGHPDDPRPPFKREPIVQAMGLEQFKLLELVPKPGVRIELHDKVYIGDAERDKVERVKRRIGYEELTQTAKGELPFIIEKIVKEREPDFVTFFNKAISITPKLHMLHLLPGIGKKLMWEILESRNRKPFESFADISARIKAIPHPAKMVQARILEELQDKDTKYHLFTTK; encoded by the coding sequence ATGAAGGCGGAGAAGAAAGAGGTCAACGCGATAGTGCTGGATGTCCTGCTAAAAGGCCACCCGGATGACCCGCGTCCCCCGTTCAAGCGGGAACCGATCGTCCAGGCCATGGGCCTTGAGCAGTTCAAGCTGCTAGAGCTTGTGCCAAAGCCGGGTGTCCGGATCGAACTGCACGACAAAGTCTACATAGGCGATGCCGAGCGCGACAAGGTCGAACGCGTCAAGCGCCGGATCGGGTACGAGGAGCTGACCCAGACGGCAAAGGGCGAGCTCCCGTTCATCATCGAGAAGATCGTAAAGGAGCGTGAGCCCGATTTTGTCACGTTTTTTAACAAGGCAATCTCGATAACGCCCAAACTCCACATGCTCCACCTCCTCCCGGGCATCGGCAAGAAGCTGATGTGGGAGATTCTGGAGTCCCGGAACCGGAAGCCGTTCGAGAGTTTCGCCGACATCTCCGCACGGATCAAGGCGATCCCCCACCCGGCAAAAATGGTCCAGGCACGGATCCTTGAGGAACTCCAGGACAAGGATACCAAGTACCACCTGTTCACCACGAAATGA